The Sesamum indicum cultivar Zhongzhi No. 13 linkage group LG9, S_indicum_v1.0, whole genome shotgun sequence genome segment AGCAAGGCCAAGGATTTCACATGGGACAAAAGTTGCCGGCAGACATTTGAAGACTTTAGAGCTCCCCTTGCTCACCATACTTTCACCAAGTGAACCATTGTACTTGCACCTTTTTGTAGATAAACATGTAGTGAGCTTTGTGCTCATCAAGGAAGAAAAAGGATTTCAAAATCAGTGTACTACATCAGCAAGGTATTGAATGACGTAGAATAGCGGCACCTAGAGATAGAAAACCGACCTTTGCACTAGTTACTACAGTCATGAGGCTACATTTGTGCTCTGTCCCGTTCCATCATTTTTCCCACTAATAACCCTTGACATTAAACGCGGGGGAAAGCTGAAACATCTGGATGAATGATCAAGTTGGCAATGTAACTCAGCAAATATGATGTTTCCAGCTAGCCCAGGATGACTATCAAAGTGCACCTTGTTGATTAAATAATGGAGAGAATCCATACTGAAGATGATCACATGAGATGGTTGTTGAGCGTAAATGGCTCCCCTACATACATGCTTGGTGGCCCAGAAATTGTGCAGACAAGCACCGTGGGAGAACTAGAATTTCGCTCTGATATTTACCAGATGGACTTTGGATATAGGAGCCAGACTTGTTTGGATAGtttattatatagaaaaagacattaaaaaatgaaaagtatctgaattgaaatattttgtgatgGTTCTCTATACAAaaccacataataatttatagtaatttttttatattaaaagactagcacaatgaaattttaaaaaattgattgtaacatcctacaaaaaaaagttcCAACCAAACGCGATATCACAATTGAAAATGGAGCTCCGAACAAACTACCGGACAGATATTAGTAGAGTGGTAAAGAGATTGATCCCAGAACTGAGCAGAAAGGAAACCTTCTCCTACCCTTTACCAgcttttttttactaataacacccccttttttttttatgatgaacaCCCTTAACCAgttaatgaaatgaaaatatactGTTAAGCATTCCTCATGAACTTGCACATCAGCAAAAACCACAGCTGTTTCAGCAATCTGTTGCTGCAAAAGAGAACAAAATGTACTGGAACAGGAATTGCGTAATAGGAACTCAGAATTTCTCAAGACTTTGTACAGAAAAATTGGTTACTATTTTACACATTACaatccaaaaaattcaacttcttTACAACAAGAATGCAGATTCAAGAAATGATGattacaacaaattaaattatggatCCAAATCATTACCGCCTATCCTAAACTATCGGCAAGTAAATACAAGTTTGCACATTTctgtttcctttttctttattagttACCTCATAAGTCATGATCGATGAATTCCAGCGTAAAATTGCTCCTAAGCCGCGAACTGTATTCTCCGTGATGAAAAATGATGCAACTCCAAATCAATCAATTTCATGGCTATAGCAATAGATAGCAATAGATCCCTGTACACCACAGACCCAAAAGTGTTCTTAGAAACCCCACTGCCACGGCTGCAGCCGGAGACCGAATTCCCAGCCCCGGAGGCGCGGATAAATGACTTGGCGGGCCGTATATTGCTGGAGAATTATCAGGTGAGAGCGCAATATCCGGCGGCTGAGCGCTGCTCAGCGTTCCACCGCCGTCATTAGGCTGGTTCACCTCAATTGGATTCCTCCCAAAAAATTCTCTGGGCAGTAAGACTTTCGAGACACCGAAAATAGCCACAGGGTTTTGATCGAAAACCGTTTGAGTTACTGATGCCTGTACCACACCACTGTCAATTCCTACTGATCCATTAACCCGAGAAATATTTAGGGTAAAACTACCCGCCCCATTTTGCTCCGTGGCCAATGTGGGCTGAACTGGGTTGACAATAGACTCCAGAGAGCCCAACGGGTAGTAGGAGTGGAGGACGTGAAACCTCAACACCACTGCTTTCTTGTCAGCAGCTAATGACTGAAATTTGACAGTCGATGGCAGATCGGCGAAAGCTTCGTCCGTGGGGACGAACATTGTGATCCCCGCCCCTGTTTCGTCCGCTTCAAATTCCGAAACTACCCCTGAGGCGCCGAGCATCGACGCCGCTACATTGAAATCATGACCATCGATTAGCGCTTTAGTGATGTTGAGTCCCAGTGGGGGGCGAGTCTCCGAAGCGACGAGATCGAGATTGTAAGGAATTAGTAGGGAATTCAGCGACAAAATTGATATGTTGTAAGGTAGGGTTTTGATTGGGGACAGCAGCGTAGCGCTGGAGGTGGGTGAGTAGAACGCGACTGTGCCCGAGGAGGAATCAAAGGTGATGTTGATAGTGCCGGAATTAGCAGCTGCGCGGCCAGTGGTTTGGAAGAGGGTGGTGACCAATTTGCCGGTGGGAGGAAAAAGGCGGAGGTCGGAGAAGGAGAGGTACTCGAGGAGGACGTGGTAGCGGAGGACATCGGCAAGGTCAGTGGAGGAGGGTTGGGGGGTGGCGGAGGTAGAGTAGAGATAGGCATTGGGGACGGCGAGGAGGGTGAGGGAGGAACGGGCGGTGAGATCGGCGGCGACGGAGGTGGTGGTGAGGAGGGCGGTGAAGGCGGAGAGATCGGGGTAGGAGGATAGGAGATGGGTGATGTTGAAGGAGGAAAcggaagagaagaagaatagTAAATAGAGGATGGTGAGAGGGGTAAAGTCGGAAAAGGGGATTGAGATAGCCATCAACTCTTGTTTTTCTGCCGCCGAGCAGAGGATGATGGTATTTGTGAAATGTGAAGTGAAGTGAAGATTCTTGAAccactcacactcacactcacactcacactcacactcacattATGATTATGATGGGTGGAATTGGCTGTCAAGAGTAAGAAGAATTAGAGGGAATGTGTACCTAACACCTATAACacaaatgaaataagaaaTGGGTATGATTAAACAGCCACCCACCCCCCTATGGACTGAAGCTTAATGGGGAAGCTAGATAATTGATGGATTTGGGAATTATGACACCTCATTAACATTAGGCTAAAAAGGTGATTTGGGTCCTGCCTTTTCTTTGAGTCTACCCCTCTCTTTGATCACCTCTACCTCAAACACCCTCATACCTTTCCATCCCAATTCACTTCGGATGATACAACTTGTTCTATAAAATTGTCTCctgtttctttgtttatacaaatttCTCTATCCCTTGCTCAGGAAGCCGATATTGTACAATACGAGACAGCAAGCTCACTCATTAATACTCCTTAATGGTTTTGGTGTTGGCAAACCTATTTTAACTTATCCTAATTTTCTGGACTTGCGTTTCACACCATCTAATGAACCAATAGTAGCGTTGCCCGTCCCATCTCTGTTTCTGTTGCTctctgttattttattttttccatgaGTGTAAAAACAAACGACCAACATgacaattctttttaattgtgACTAGAAGTCACCGAATATTATGAAATGATTGTTTGAATACAGTACAACTGACACGACGAGCTAATCACAATAGCTCCACTGGAATGCATCGTCCATAGATTGCTCCACACAGTCGATCAATGAATTTACTAATGCACCTAAATATACAACAGAATGGTTTCAAGTTTCAACCTTAATACATGTTAGCAGCCTGGGAAAATATGTAAATGAATAGCCTTTTATAAGGATGTTGAAGttgaatatatgtaattataatcttttttcctttggAGGATTAATTTTTGGTAAACAACATATTATGTGATTTGTGCAAAACAAACATGCACCCAAGGCAAACAGGAATGGCAAAAAGAATTGTAATATGCAAAGTTGTTATAACTAAGGATTTCGATAGTAACTGAAATTACATTTCTCTCTCAATTTTCTTGCAATGGGGGTGAAGTCCCCTCTAAACCTGACACTAAGACAATGCCTAAAGACTTGAGCAAAATATTCCGTCTTCTGGGGTAGGGGACAGATGCCGTGGGAGGAATACTATTTTCAGGAATTTGCAACAATTTTCTGCTGTTCTACTTTGATGAAACCTTAATACAAGTAACTGGTCTGAATCTTGTTGACTGGGACTGTAGAGAGAAGCAAAAACAAGCTTCCATGCTTCCGTTTTTCATTTCTCTGTATCTATTTGGGAGGATAAATGGGAGGTGGGGTTCGACAACTGATCAAGATCACTACGTCcagaatgaaaaacaaaatgacCCCTTAACTACTTTATAATTCTAGAACCTCTAACTTAGAATAGATATAAACTCAAGTTGGAAATCCATACATATTTCACACAGCTTACCAGAATATAGTACTTGCTGGCACATCAAAAGTTAATATACCATCCTAAATTGAAATCAGGTTCCCATCACGATATATCCTCATAGGTTGAGCTCTTCCTTCCCATAAATACGCTGAAGCTCACGAGTTGCTGCTTGGAATGACTCTAttacaaaggaaaaaaaggaataagGAATAAGAAACTTTGAGTTGGAATAGGATGTGACAATTTCACTACCTTTCCAAGTCCGGAAGGCTTTCTGATTTATAGGAGAACCGGTCACAGTCTGAATTGCATCAAATAGCATACTTTCAGGGGTGCTTCTTAACTCTTGAACTATCTGATATATGGTCTTTCCATTCTCAAAGTATATGTGGTTGTTTGGGTGCTTCGTCTTGCAACCGGCATGACGCTCAAACTCATATGCATTTAGTGCCTTTGGATGGGGAAAAGTTTACTTTACGAGCATGTTGGATAAATAAAGAGATAACCCATGTCTTTCTCCAAATACAGATCAAAATAGACGGCTTACCTTCGAGTAGTTACAGGACTGACACCCGCAAAGATAGCCCGAGCCTTTGATGATTCCACGAAGCTCCTTATTAGATGGAAAAATACTTCCTATGAGCCACTTAAAGAACCATAAGTTGTGAATGATAAGGAAGACAAATTTGCAAAAGTTACCTCCCGTGAGACGGAAACGTATCTCACTGGCACTCCATCAAGCATACCAGTTGCTATCAAACTCCTTACATTCGATGGAAAGCTGTTTGGTGCTTCTTTCCTAGCAGGTTTTGCGTCAGACTTATTCTTAGATATAGAATCCACTTTGGATTTTGGTAACTGAGAGGTGCTGACATTAGCATTTTCACTTGGGACATCCACCTCCTTTTTGCTTGGTGTTTCTGATGTTTGTGCTGATGGTTGCTCATACAATAAGCCATAGCTACTAACTGGCCTGGTCAGAGCTTCAATTACAGATTCATCTTGATAGCCACCAAAGGATATGGTGTTATTATCCCCTTTATTATAGGAGTGGGTCATTTTAATAGTATTGTCAAGACCTTTCCCAAAGGTCGATCCAATGGATCTGATATTTGCTTCCCCGATGTCATAGGAATGACCCATCAACGTGACATTTCCACCATCCTTACCATAAGGTTGTCCCATGGATATGAAGGCATTATCACTTCCCCTGCTGTACGTCTGATCCATGGAAATCCCTATCCCGTGTTCCACAGATGTATGCAATCCATTTCCAGGGTCCTTAACCTGATTAACTTTGACTTTCCTGAGTCCACCGTAACTTACTCCTACTTCTGGGTCTTCCATGGCATAAGAAATTGATAAACCAACAGATGAATCACTCTCGAAGGGTTCTCCATTGACCTTTTTCCTCAGATTTGAGCCATCTGTCCCAGAAATGGGCATGTTACTATCCGTCAAAGTTATGGGCCTTGTTGTCTCAGATCCAAACAGCCGATCCATGAATTGGCTTGGAACTGCTGGCACTGACTGAAATCCAGAAGAACTTTCCCAAGGAAGAGAACTCGGCATGGCGATTCCTGATTCCGTCTTGCTTATTGGAGCTTCAACAGCCTGCTTCTTGCTAGGAAATAGCTCCGGCTCAGAAGCATCTAAGAACCATTGGCGGGCACGCTTAGGTTCCAGCCTAGATGAATTATCAAAAACTGCATCTCCACCAGCAACAGCCTGCTTCTTGCTAGGAAATAGCTCCGGCTCAGAAGCATCTAAGAACCATTGGCGGGCACGCTTAGGTTCCAGCCTAGATGAATTATCAAAAACTGCATCTCCCCCAGCCACATGTCCACCGCCCTTTGGTATCCAAAATTCTTTGTCCTGGAAAGACAGCAAGTAAAGTTATACAGAGTGTACTCCCAACCACCATCTCACTCATTTAAAACAAACTAGAAACGTGATGAATCTAACTCACGGGAAGTTAATATTCTCCAGAGAGAACACATTATCAACaatagcaaataaaaaatccacaGCTGTAGGAATTAGTAAGAGATATCAAGCTAAAGCTTCCTCCAGTAACTTTACAGAAGTCAATGCAGGACCTACTGCATTGTGTAAATTGCATGGATACATGCACGATAAAACATTTCACTCAGCTCACAAACTTAGAATACTACATTACACTTATTTATGACAATGAACGACACACCACTTGGATAAAAACATCTAGATATATCCCGATCCCTTAAGATGATATAGTTTGTTTAGTAGATTCACTCGATATCATAAATTGACTAAAATCAAATAGATCGAGCTCAACTCAGTCACAAGTAAAATGATACTACCCATTTCAACTCATTGCATCAACTCCACCTCGTGCATACATGCTAAGCAACAACCCAATTGCAAGAAACAGTCTCACAAAAATACACACTCAGTTAGATGGAGTATATATGACAatatacatgcatatacataatataagtTCAAACTAATAggaaaattcaagaagaacTTACCATCAGGTGGCTTCCACTTGGCTATATGAAAAATCCctacaattgaaaaaattgaatacggatataaaaaatttatcgaaCTCCCAAATTGTTCGGTCAGTACTAACAC includes the following:
- the LOC105170658 gene encoding uncharacterized protein LOC105170658 isoform X2; the protein is MPSSLPWESSSGFQSVPAVPSQFMDRLFGSETTRPITLTDSNMPISGTDGSNLRKKVNGEPFESDSSVGLSISYAMEDPEVGVSYGGLRKVKVNQVKDPGNGLHTSVEHGIGISMDQTYSRGSDNAFISMGQPYGKDGGNVTLMGHSYDIGEANIRSIGSTFGKGLDNTIKMTHSYNKGDNNTISFGGYQDESVIEALTRPVSSYGLLYEQPSAQTSETPSKKEVDVPSENANVSTSQLPKSKVDSISKNKSDAKPARKEAPNSFPSNVRSLIATGMLDGVPVRYVSVSREELRGIIKGSGYLCGCQSCNYSKALNAYEFERHAGCKTKHPNNHIYFENGKTIYQIVQELRSTPESMLFDAIQTVTGSPINQKAFRTWKESFQAATRELQRIYGKEELNL
- the LOC105170657 gene encoding fasciclin-like arabinogalactan protein 4; the encoded protein is MAISIPFSDFTPLTILYLLFFFSSVSSFNITHLLSSYPDLSAFTALLTTTSVAADLTARSSLTLLAVPNAYLYSTSATPQPSSTDLADVLRYHVLLEYLSFSDLRLFPPTGKLVTTLFQTTGRAAANSGTINITFDSSSGTVAFYSPTSSATLLSPIKTLPYNISILSLNSLLIPYNLDLVASETRPPLGLNITKALIDGHDFNVAASMLGASGVVSEFEADETGAGITMFVPTDEAFADLPSTVKFQSLAADKKAVVLRFHVLHSYYPLGSLESIVNPVQPTLATEQNGAGSFTLNISRVNGSVGIDSGVVQASVTQTVFDQNPVAIFGVSKVLLPREFFGRNPIEVNQPNDGGGTLSSAQPPDIALSPDNSPAIYGPPSHLSAPPGLGIRSPAAAVAVGFLRTLLGLWCTGIYCYLLL
- the LOC105170658 gene encoding uncharacterized protein LOC105170658 isoform X1, which codes for MDKEFWIPKGGGHVAGGDAVFDNSSRLEPKRARQWFLDASEPELFPSKKQAVEAPISKTESGIAMPSSLPWESSSGFQSVPAVPSQFMDRLFGSETTRPITLTDSNMPISGTDGSNLRKKVNGEPFESDSSVGLSISYAMEDPEVGVSYGGLRKVKVNQVKDPGNGLHTSVEHGIGISMDQTYSRGSDNAFISMGQPYGKDGGNVTLMGHSYDIGEANIRSIGSTFGKGLDNTIKMTHSYNKGDNNTISFGGYQDESVIEALTRPVSSYGLLYEQPSAQTSETPSKKEVDVPSENANVSTSQLPKSKVDSISKNKSDAKPARKEAPNSFPSNVRSLIATGMLDGVPVRYVSVSREELRGIIKGSGYLCGCQSCNYSKALNAYEFERHAGCKTKHPNNHIYFENGKTIYQIVQELRSTPESMLFDAIQTVTGSPINQKAFRTWKESFQAATRELQRIYGKEELNL